In Gemmatimonadaceae bacterium, one genomic interval encodes:
- a CDS encoding GNAT family N-acetyltransferase: MSRTQASTTAIRRASTADLPRLGRLGALLVEEHHHFDERRFLPTRDRTPADYAAFLVRQLADPHVIVLVADDHGDVVGYAYATIEGYDYMALRGPAAVIQDIIVDPQFRGRGIGRQLLHAMLEALRTSGSSQVVLSTAERNEAAQRLFASAGFRRTMVEMTRELEPPLHA, from the coding sequence ATGTCGAGAACGCAAGCTTCCACCACCGCCATCCGGCGCGCCTCGACCGCCGATCTGCCCCGGCTGGGCAGACTCGGCGCGCTGCTCGTCGAGGAGCACCACCACTTTGACGAGCGGCGGTTCCTTCCGACGCGCGATCGCACGCCCGCCGACTACGCGGCATTCCTCGTTAGGCAGCTAGCCGATCCGCATGTGATTGTGCTGGTCGCCGACGACCACGGGGATGTGGTCGGCTACGCGTACGCGACGATCGAAGGCTACGATTACATGGCGCTTCGCGGACCAGCCGCTGTTATTCAGGACATCATCGTCGACCCGCAATTCCGCGGTCGCGGGATTGGACGACAGCTGTTGCACGCGATGCTCGAGGCGCTTCGCACGAGCGGCTCATCACAAGTCGTGTTGTCGACGGCAGAGCGGAACGAGGCGGCGCAACGTCTATTCGCGAGCGCCGGCTTTCGCCGAACCATGGTCGAGATGACCCGCGAGCTCGAGCCGCCTTTGCACGCCTAA
- a CDS encoding NUDIX domain-containing protein: protein MGHSYKFPRPALTVDCVAFGFDDAKLKILLIQRGLEPFKGRWALPGGFAHIDETLDDAARRELREETTLQDVFLEQLYTFGALDRDPRGRVVSVAYYALVDLAGHPAIGATDADAAAWFPLPKLPPLAFDHDRIVAKAVGRLRAKVRYEPLGFELLPGKFALSQLQTLYEAVTQCSIDKRNFRKKILAMDVLTPLNEFAVQGAHRPAQLFRFNHAKYAALKKGGFNFEL from the coding sequence ATGGGCCATTCCTACAAATTTCCGCGGCCGGCGCTGACGGTAGACTGTGTCGCTTTCGGCTTCGATGACGCCAAACTCAAGATCCTTCTCATCCAACGGGGACTGGAGCCATTCAAGGGTCGTTGGGCACTGCCGGGTGGGTTCGCACACATCGACGAGACACTCGATGACGCCGCCCGGCGCGAACTGCGGGAAGAAACGACCTTGCAGGACGTGTTCTTGGAGCAGTTGTATACGTTCGGCGCGCTGGATCGGGACCCGAGGGGGCGAGTGGTTAGTGTAGCCTACTATGCCCTCGTCGATCTCGCCGGACATCCTGCAATCGGAGCAACCGATGCTGACGCCGCGGCATGGTTTCCTCTTCCGAAGCTGCCGCCGCTGGCCTTCGATCACGATCGGATAGTAGCCAAAGCCGTCGGGCGGCTTCGCGCGAAGGTGCGCTACGAACCACTTGGGTTTGAGCTGTTGCCAGGCAAATTCGCGCTATCGCAGCTTCAGACCCTCTACGAGGCCGTGACTCAATGCTCGATCGACAAGCGAAATTTTCGAAAGAAGATATTGGCAATGGACGTCCTCACGCCGCTCAATGAGTTCGCAGTGCAGGGCGCCCATCGACCGGCGCAGCTGTTCCGATTCAACCACGCAAAGTACGCCGCGCTCAAGAAGGGCGGCTTCAACTTTGAACTGTAG
- a CDS encoding NAD(P)(+) transhydrogenase (Re/Si-specific) subunit beta, which yields MILDTRASIIAVAYILAAVLLIFGLRKLSSPATARNGNLLAAAGVFLALAITLLDRSIVSYWELALGIVIGGAIGIIAARKVQMTAMPQMVGLLNGLGGGTAALVSLSEYLRLSFAAPVRGGEAVSVVLGTAIGSVSFTGSVVAFAKLQELLSSKPFQFPLQRAFNGLLLLVILALGATMVVGGDTASTPWIVFAVALALGALLVLPIGGGDMPVVIATLNALTGIAAAFTGLVLHNQILVVAGILVGASGTLLTLLMGKAMNRSLGNVFFGGFGAATAAAGGPAGSAVAKTVRQTSAEDTAIALAYARKVVIVPGYGLAVAEGQHAVRELAQELERRGVDVKFAIHPVAGRMPGHMNVLLAEANIPYDELVEMDQINGDFDSTDVVLVVGANDVVNPAARDDPSSPIYGMPILDVDKARNVIVLKRSMGTGFAGIDNALFYRDRTRMLFGDAKKSLTSLVEALKTV from the coding sequence GTGATCCTCGACACGAGAGCGAGCATCATCGCTGTCGCCTACATCCTCGCCGCAGTCCTCCTCATTTTCGGTCTCCGCAAACTCAGTTCCCCCGCCACCGCACGCAACGGCAACCTGCTGGCGGCGGCCGGCGTGTTCCTGGCGCTGGCGATCACGCTACTCGACCGGTCGATCGTCTCGTACTGGGAGCTGGCGTTGGGCATCGTCATTGGCGGCGCGATCGGCATCATCGCGGCGCGCAAAGTCCAGATGACCGCCATGCCGCAGATGGTCGGCCTGCTCAATGGGTTGGGCGGCGGCACGGCGGCGCTCGTCTCGCTGTCCGAGTATCTCCGCCTGTCGTTCGCGGCGCCGGTCCGCGGCGGCGAAGCGGTGAGCGTCGTGTTAGGCACCGCGATCGGATCGGTGTCGTTCACCGGCAGCGTCGTCGCCTTCGCCAAGCTGCAGGAGCTGCTCTCGAGCAAGCCGTTCCAGTTCCCGCTCCAGCGCGCCTTCAACGGACTGCTCCTCCTCGTCATCCTCGCACTCGGCGCCACGATGGTCGTCGGCGGCGACACCGCGAGCACGCCCTGGATCGTGTTCGCCGTGGCGCTCGCGTTGGGCGCGCTGCTCGTGCTGCCGATCGGCGGCGGGGACATGCCCGTCGTCATCGCGACCCTGAACGCGCTCACCGGCATCGCGGCGGCGTTTACCGGACTGGTGCTGCACAACCAGATCCTCGTCGTCGCCGGCATCCTGGTGGGCGCATCGGGCACCTTGCTCACGCTGCTCATGGGCAAGGCGATGAACCGCTCGTTAGGCAACGTCTTCTTCGGCGGGTTCGGGGCGGCGACGGCAGCCGCGGGCGGGCCGGCCGGCAGCGCGGTCGCCAAGACCGTTCGGCAGACGAGCGCCGAGGATACGGCGATCGCGCTGGCGTACGCGCGCAAAGTGGTGATCGTGCCCGGCTACGGCCTCGCCGTGGCCGAGGGGCAGCACGCGGTCCGGGAGCTGGCGCAGGAGCTCGAGCGCCGCGGCGTCGACGTCAAATTTGCGATTCATCCGGTGGCCGGCCGCATGCCCGGCCACATGAACGTACTCCTGGCCGAAGCGAACATCCCATACGACGAGCTGGTCGAGATGGACCAGATCAACGGCGACTTCGACAGCACCGACGTGGTGCTCGTCGTGGGCGCGAACGACGTGGTCAATCCCGCCGCGCGCGATGATCCGTCGAGTCCGATTTATGGGATGCCCATTCTCGACGTCGACAAAGCGCGCAACGTGATCGTGCTCAAGCGCAGCATGGGCACCGGCTTCGCGGGCATCGACAACGCGCTGTTTTATCGCGACCGCACGCGGATGCTGTTCGGCGACGCGAAGAAGTCGCTGACGTCGTTAGTCGAGGCGCTCAAGACGGTCTAA
- a CDS encoding tetratricopeptide repeat protein, which translates to MITVQLLGGACLRSGDTVLTGPPAQRHRIALLTMIVTAWPQPLARDRAMALLWPERDTANARRLLNLAVHVLRSALGEGAIASAGDGLVMSPPHIACDLHELRSAIAQDASERVVQLYSGPLLDGFHLDESTDFSYWLDEHRSELSHAYIGALLAVAARQELVGDVHGRVGTCRRLVAADPHSGVYAQTLMRALHAAGDHAGAIQHASEHASRLRADLDLGPDPEVVALAERLRRSGAARNQMPNERDRAAAASVAVLPFVDLNADPDKDYFADGITEDVIAQLSNIRALRVISRASVMPFKQRRQSLKEIGMALGARTVLDGSIRHAGDRVRIVAKLVDPETGQHLWAETYDRQLTDIFAIQTDVALHIAEALKAELSRDERDRVRRQPTKDLHAYQLFLQGREWFIKYNPDSLTRAIEYFDRAIARDPAFALAYAHLAMAYIELAENGVIAPDVSYGRASEAAATALRLDPALGAAHCTMGYLKTVREFDWASAEQEFKRALELRPSNADAFDLYGRLCAAHERYDEAIAMHERANELDPLAHRLDVITTLLRAGRYDQAVLRAEVAVELDPDYDRARATLGWAHLLSGRQDAGLAELERAVSVSRGNTLWLGQLGHAYAFAGQTSKALAILRELEERARAVYVSPYHFAYVYVGLGDNEQALDWLERAVAERTGAAYGIKGSFLFTPLRAHPRFRALLKQMKLA; encoded by the coding sequence ATGATCACCGTCCAACTGCTCGGCGGCGCATGCCTGCGGTCCGGCGATACGGTCCTCACCGGTCCGCCCGCTCAGCGTCACCGCATTGCGCTGTTGACGATGATCGTCACGGCGTGGCCGCAGCCCCTCGCCCGCGACCGCGCGATGGCGCTGCTCTGGCCCGAGCGCGACACGGCCAATGCGCGCCGTCTGCTCAACCTTGCCGTACACGTGCTGCGGTCTGCGTTAGGCGAGGGCGCGATCGCATCGGCGGGCGACGGCTTGGTCATGAGCCCGCCCCACATCGCCTGCGACCTGCACGAATTGCGTTCGGCAATCGCGCAGGATGCATCCGAGCGCGTCGTGCAACTGTACTCTGGGCCGTTGCTCGATGGCTTTCATCTCGACGAGTCGACGGACTTCAGCTACTGGCTCGATGAGCACCGCAGCGAGCTCTCGCACGCGTACATCGGTGCGCTCCTCGCGGTCGCGGCGCGGCAGGAGCTGGTAGGCGACGTACACGGGCGAGTCGGCACGTGCCGCCGCCTGGTGGCCGCCGACCCGCACTCCGGCGTATACGCGCAGACACTGATGCGCGCGCTCCATGCGGCGGGCGATCACGCCGGCGCGATCCAGCACGCGAGCGAGCACGCGAGCCGTCTGCGCGCGGACCTCGATCTCGGACCCGATCCGGAGGTCGTCGCGCTCGCGGAACGGCTCCGCCGCTCGGGCGCGGCGCGGAACCAGATGCCTAACGAACGCGACCGCGCCGCCGCGGCGTCGGTGGCCGTCCTCCCGTTCGTCGACCTGAACGCCGACCCGGACAAGGACTACTTCGCGGACGGCATCACCGAAGATGTCATCGCGCAGCTATCCAACATCCGGGCATTGCGAGTGATCTCGCGTGCATCGGTGATGCCGTTCAAGCAGCGACGGCAGAGCCTCAAGGAGATCGGCATGGCGCTCGGCGCGCGCACGGTGCTCGACGGGAGCATCCGCCACGCCGGCGACCGCGTGCGTATCGTGGCCAAGCTCGTCGATCCGGAAACCGGTCAGCATCTCTGGGCGGAGACGTACGACCGGCAGCTCACGGACATCTTCGCGATCCAGACCGACGTCGCGCTGCACATCGCCGAGGCGCTGAAGGCGGAGTTATCGCGAGACGAACGAGACCGCGTGCGGAGGCAGCCGACGAAGGACCTCCATGCCTACCAGCTTTTTCTACAGGGTCGCGAGTGGTTCATCAAGTACAACCCGGACTCCCTCACGCGGGCGATCGAATACTTCGATCGCGCGATCGCGCGCGACCCGGCGTTCGCGCTCGCGTACGCGCACCTGGCGATGGCGTACATCGAACTGGCCGAGAATGGTGTGATCGCTCCCGACGTGTCGTATGGGCGCGCGTCGGAGGCGGCGGCGACGGCGCTTCGGCTCGATCCGGCGTTAGGCGCCGCACATTGCACGATGGGATACCTCAAGACCGTTCGCGAGTTCGACTGGGCGAGCGCCGAACAGGAATTCAAGCGCGCCCTGGAGTTGCGACCGAGCAACGCCGACGCGTTCGATTTGTACGGGCGGCTGTGCGCGGCCCACGAGCGGTACGATGAGGCGATCGCGATGCACGAGCGCGCCAATGAACTGGACCCGCTGGCGCACCGTCTCGATGTCATCACGACGCTCTTGCGCGCCGGGCGCTACGATCAAGCCGTCCTTCGCGCCGAGGTGGCGGTGGAGCTCGACCCCGACTACGATCGCGCGCGCGCCACGCTCGGTTGGGCGCACTTGCTGAGTGGGCGACAGGACGCCGGACTGGCGGAGCTGGAGCGCGCGGTGTCGGTATCGCGCGGCAACACGCTGTGGTTAGGCCAACTGGGCCACGCGTACGCGTTCGCCGGACAGACCTCCAAGGCGCTCGCGATTCTGCGAGAGCTCGAGGAGCGAGCGCGGGCGGTGTACGTGTCGCCCTATCATTTCGCTTACGTGTACGTGGGACTCGGCGACAACGAGCAGGCGCTGGATTGGCTGGAGCGGGCGGTGGCGGAGCGCACGGGCGCCGCGTACGGCATCAAGGGCTCGTTCCTCTTCACGCCGCTTCGCGCACATCCGCGATTTCGTGCGCTGCTCAAGCAGATGAAGCTGGCGTAA
- a CDS encoding DUF4242 domain-containing protein, whose amino-acid sequence MPRYIIEREIPNAAALSAADLKAIARRSCDVLQQLGPSIQWVQSFVTEDKIICEYIARDAELIREHARRGGFPADRVLEVAAIIDATTAESNDLAAAAQA is encoded by the coding sequence ATGCCGAGGTACATCATCGAACGCGAGATTCCTAACGCAGCGGCGCTGTCGGCTGCGGACCTCAAGGCGATCGCGCGGCGGTCCTGCGATGTCTTGCAGCAGCTGGGGCCGAGCATCCAGTGGGTGCAGAGCTTCGTGACCGAGGACAAGATCATCTGCGAGTACATCGCACGGGACGCGGAGCTGATCCGGGAACACGCCAGGCGCGGGGGATTCCCGGCCGATCGCGTGCTCGAAGTCGCGGCGATCATCGATGCAACGACGGCGGAGTCGAACGACCTTGCCGCCGCGGCGCAGGCGTAA
- a CDS encoding Re/Si-specific NAD(P)(+) transhydrogenase subunit alpha, which yields MKIGVPRETIPGEKRVAVTPEVASKLAKGGFEVAIETGAGQAAGFSDNEYKSAGAAVATTAAAALGDADAVLKVRRPVLNPATGTHEIELVKPNALLIGLLDPRGDQDGLRTIAQRGVTAASMELVPRITRAQMMDALSSQSTVAGYKAVLLAANSVGRFFPLLMTAAGTIRPAKVLVIGAGVAGLQAIATARRLGAVVEAFDTRPVVKEQVQSLGAKFVELDVAETEAQDAGGYAKELAAEHIAREKQLIHAHASQADVVITTALVPGRRAPVLISAQTVRAMRAGSAIVDLAAEQGGNCELSQPGTTVVENGVSILAPLNLPSELPYDASQMYARNVAALLAHFAPKGAITLDFNDEITKAVVIAAHGELRLSPSPAAAPAPAPTPNRPSGARV from the coding sequence ATGAAGATCGGAGTCCCTCGAGAAACCATACCAGGCGAGAAGCGAGTCGCCGTTACACCTGAGGTCGCTTCAAAACTGGCGAAAGGCGGTTTCGAAGTCGCAATCGAGACGGGCGCCGGCCAGGCCGCGGGATTCTCGGACAACGAGTACAAGTCGGCCGGCGCTGCTGTTGCCACCACCGCAGCCGCGGCACTCGGCGACGCCGACGCAGTCCTCAAGGTCCGCCGGCCGGTGCTCAACCCGGCCACGGGCACGCACGAAATCGAGCTCGTCAAGCCTAACGCACTCCTCATCGGGCTCTTGGATCCCCGCGGCGACCAAGACGGACTTCGCACGATCGCCCAACGCGGGGTGACCGCGGCGTCCATGGAGTTGGTGCCGCGCATCACCCGCGCGCAGATGATGGACGCGCTCTCATCGCAGAGCACCGTCGCGGGCTATAAAGCCGTGCTCCTCGCGGCGAACTCCGTTGGGCGCTTCTTCCCGCTCCTCATGACGGCGGCCGGCACCATCCGCCCGGCCAAGGTCCTCGTCATCGGCGCGGGGGTTGCGGGCCTCCAGGCGATCGCCACCGCCCGCCGGTTAGGCGCGGTGGTCGAAGCGTTCGACACGCGGCCCGTCGTCAAGGAACAGGTCCAATCGTTAGGCGCAAAGTTCGTCGAGCTCGACGTCGCCGAGACCGAAGCGCAGGATGCGGGGGGCTACGCCAAGGAGCTGGCAGCCGAGCACATCGCGCGAGAAAAGCAGCTCATCCATGCGCACGCATCCCAAGCCGACGTCGTCATCACTACGGCCCTCGTGCCGGGCCGTCGGGCACCCGTTCTGATTTCCGCCCAGACCGTGCGCGCCATGCGCGCGGGTTCGGCGATCGTCGATCTGGCGGCCGAGCAAGGCGGGAACTGCGAGCTGAGCCAGCCGGGCACGACGGTGGTCGAGAACGGTGTGTCGATCCTCGCCCCGCTGAATTTGCCGAGCGAGTTGCCGTACGACGCGAGCCAAATGTACGCGCGCAACGTCGCCGCGCTGCTCGCGCACTTTGCGCCGAAAGGAGCCATCACGTTGGACTTCAACGACGAGATCACCAAGGCCGTGGTGATCGCCGCGCACGGCGAGCTGCGGCTCTCGCCTTCGCCGGCCGCAGCGCCGGCGCCGGCACCTACGCCTAACCGGCCCTCGGGAGCGCGCGTATGA
- a CDS encoding NAD(P) transhydrogenase subunit alpha, with protein MSRELVLSIYVVILAIFTGYEVISRVPSILHTPLMSATNAIHGIVLLGAMLVLGAADTPVLHVLGFIAVVLGAANVFGGFVVTDRMLEMFKKKPEERK; from the coding sequence ATGAGCCGCGAGCTGGTGCTCTCGATCTACGTCGTCATCCTCGCCATCTTCACCGGGTACGAAGTCATCTCCCGGGTGCCGTCCATTCTGCACACGCCGCTCATGTCGGCCACCAACGCCATCCACGGCATCGTCCTGTTAGGCGCGATGCTCGTGTTGGGCGCCGCCGACACGCCGGTGCTCCATGTGCTGGGCTTCATCGCCGTCGTGTTGGGCGCGGCCAACGTCTTCGGCGGATTCGTCGTCACCGACCGCATGCTCGAAATGTTCAAGAAGAAGCCGGAGGAACGGAAGTGA
- a CDS encoding alpha/beta hydrolase, with product MCGRLSRPWSLSPGRDREICEAWPTSDAQVNASTNGQRRVLPLQDARVAYLDEGSGTPVLLLHGCPFASFVWRRVIPLLAPTHRCIAPDLLGLGDTETDPNADWSLRAQATMAIRLLDALGIDRAHVVGHDHGGAIAQLLAAEHPSRVGRLVLADVEAYDNWPSAEEKPFVRVALLPIVGDAVLWLWSRKAVLRSTLVRAKAVSDPHALTQAFLDAFIRANLGDRRRRNKTKRFLAGQFDPQNNRVTMDLLDGLRRFDHPTLLVWAQDDPHFGPAWGERLRGDIPGAVDLVLLQSTGHLLMEERPERFATLVRGFLLT from the coding sequence ATGTGTGGGCGGCTTTCTCGACCTTGGTCTCTGTCTCCTGGAAGAGACCGCGAAATCTGCGAAGCCTGGCCGACGTCGGACGCGCAAGTGAATGCATCGACCAACGGGCAGCGACGCGTTCTGCCGTTACAGGATGCACGAGTCGCCTATCTGGACGAGGGAAGCGGCACGCCGGTGCTCCTCCTTCATGGCTGTCCGTTCGCGTCATTCGTATGGCGGCGCGTGATTCCCCTCTTGGCTCCGACCCATCGATGCATCGCACCCGATCTGCTCGGCCTCGGCGACACTGAGACAGATCCAAACGCCGATTGGTCGCTGCGTGCCCAAGCAACGATGGCGATCCGTCTGCTCGATGCGCTCGGCATCGACCGCGCCCACGTCGTTGGACACGACCATGGCGGCGCCATTGCGCAACTTCTTGCGGCGGAGCATCCGTCACGAGTCGGCCGTCTCGTTCTTGCCGATGTCGAGGCGTACGACAACTGGCCGTCGGCCGAGGAGAAGCCGTTCGTACGGGTGGCCCTGTTGCCGATCGTCGGCGACGCGGTGCTCTGGCTGTGGTCACGAAAGGCGGTTCTGCGATCCACGCTCGTTCGGGCGAAGGCCGTCTCCGATCCGCATGCGCTCACGCAGGCGTTTCTCGACGCGTTCATTCGCGCCAACCTCGGCGATCGCAGACGGAGGAACAAGACGAAGCGATTCCTCGCTGGGCAATTTGATCCGCAGAACAATCGCGTCACCATGGACCTGCTCGACGGTCTGCGTCGGTTCGATCATCCAACGTTGCTCGTCTGGGCGCAGGACGATCCGCACTTCGGACCGGCGTGGGGCGAACGACTGCGGGGCGACATCCCCGGGGCCGTGGACCTCGTGCTACTGCAGTCGACCGGTCATCTGCTCATGGAGGAGCGCCCAGAGCGCTTCGCCACACTCGTTCGCGGCTTTCTTCTCACGTGA
- a CDS encoding metalloregulator ArsR/SmtB family transcription factor has translation MISTDRLDSAFLALADPTRRAILTRLAKGEATVMELAKPFAMSQPAISQHLKVLEDAGLVAQRTEGTRRPRRLATAGIDAMDRWLEMLRTALERNYDRLDHVLADMESAPRKKGGKR, from the coding sequence ATGATAAGCACCGACCGCCTCGACAGCGCCTTCCTCGCCCTCGCCGATCCCACGCGCCGCGCGATCCTGACCCGCCTCGCCAAAGGCGAGGCCACCGTCATGGAACTCGCCAAGCCGTTCGCGATGTCGCAGCCCGCGATCTCGCAGCACCTCAAAGTGCTCGAGGACGCAGGGCTCGTCGCGCAGCGCACGGAGGGCACGCGGCGTCCGCGTCGCCTCGCCACTGCGGGAATCGACGCGATGGACCGCTGGCTCGAGATGCTGCGAACGGCCCTCGAGCGGAACTACGACCGGCTCGACCACGTGCTCGCGGACATGGAATCGGCACCCCGAAAAAAAGGAGGAAAGCGATGA
- a CDS encoding SRPBCC domain-containing protein yields the protein MSKLKLETQGDRYVVVTRQFAATPEALYRAHTDPKLIQQWMLGPDGWTMPVCICDARPGGKMRFEWASSGQAGFFLTGEFIELTPYRRIVHVERMHLPDPTPDNHVETTFEANGSGTVMTMRMTLPNAATRAAMLATGMEGGMEASFARLETLI from the coding sequence ATGAGCAAACTCAAACTCGAGACGCAGGGCGATCGCTACGTGGTGGTCACGAGGCAGTTCGCGGCGACGCCCGAGGCGCTGTACCGCGCGCACACCGACCCCAAGCTCATCCAACAATGGATGCTCGGCCCCGACGGCTGGACGATGCCGGTCTGTATCTGCGACGCGCGCCCGGGGGGCAAGATGCGCTTCGAATGGGCGAGCAGCGGTCAGGCCGGATTCTTCTTGACCGGCGAGTTCATCGAGCTCACGCCCTATCGCAGAATCGTGCACGTCGAGCGGATGCACTTGCCGGATCCGACGCCGGACAATCACGTCGAAACGACGTTCGAGGCGAATGGATCGGGGACGGTCATGACGATGCGAATGACGCTGCCTAACGCAGCGACGCGCGCGGCGATGTTGGCGACGGGAATGGAGGGAGGAATGGAGGCGAGCTTTGCGCGACTGGAGACGCTGATTTGA